In Paenibacillus xylanilyticus, the genomic window AGGCAGAACCGTTCTCATCGGAGCAAGGATCGATCCGAAAGACTCAAGGAACAAAGAGATGGCGCGGATGCGGTCATAGGATGCACCAACTCTGCCGAATTCACCCAAGGGAGACTGGTAGTCATACGTAATTTTCGGCAGGAATTGCTCATTGAGATAACTTTTCTTGCCGACCGGGTTGGAGCCGCCGTGATACATGTAATAACCCAGCAGATTGCTGCCGCTGGCCAGTTTGACAAGGGTCATGGCTTCAATGCTGTTTGCCGGGACATATGGCCTCACATTATAACTAACCTGCATACCGCCAGCCATTTCACAATACGCAACGGGATATTCAGGTGCGTCAAAATGAACGGGCTCCGCCGGAGTAATATGAAGATCACGATACACAAATTCCTTGCTTGGAGGCTGGTCAGGCAGCCAAGAAGTATAAGCATAACCTGCAAGCATAGGCAAAAAGCCTTCCTCAGGAACGGCAGCTCCGCCCCAAGCGGTAGCCGTGAAGAACAGCGGACGAATGCCTGCATCCTCGGCAATGCGGCGCAGCTCGGCCAGATGAGTTGTACCTCCGGTTCCCGAGGACAGAAACTTACCGGTTTTGTAACCCCAGGCATCATTCGGTGCTCCGGCGTGCATGAATTCATTTTCCAACTGTACGGCTATCACGGGTCCTCCGTCCTGATACAGGCTGCCTTTCATTTGACTAGCGATTTCCCGATACAGTCTGCGTGTAAGCTTCAGATATGCAGGATCATTCGAGCGAATCTCAATAGGTTTGGAAACTACCCAATCCGGAATTCCTCCATTGCGAACCTCGCCGTGGCAGAATGGACCGATACGAAGGATAAGGGGCAGATCCAGCTTGGCACACAGATCGATGAAATGACGCAGGTTTCGATTCCCACCCCATTCAAAGACCCCTTCTTCTTCCTCATGAAAATTCCAAAAGACATAGGTGGCTACGATGTGAATTCCACCGGCCTTCATTTTCAGCAGTTCTTCTTCCCAGTACAAGTATGAAAACCTGGAGAAGTGAAATTCACCTACAATAGGGATGAAGGGCTCGCCATTACGAGTCATATAATAATTGGTGAATCCAAAGGCATCTCCTCTGGGATTGGCACCACCAAGCATACCCAATTTTCCGGGATGGATGTTCTTACGGTCTGCATCTATTAAAGATAATTTTGAGATGTGGCTCATTGCTGGGACAACCTCCTTGTGATATGTTCTTTACGATGAATTCTACTGTGTTCAATAATAAAAGAAATATCGTTACAGCTACATTTTATATGGAATAGATCATAGCGAGGTAGTGTGATAATGGCTAAAAAACATGCGGATTATGCTATAGTTGGACACAGGCCCTTTGGAATATTGATCGCAGGTCATTATAAGGAGTTGAACGGATATGAAATTCATCGACCAACGGGGAGCATCGACTGGTTATTAATGTATACGCTTTCGGGTGAAGGGGAAATACAGCATGGCAAAAATTCGATAACCTGCATAGCGGGGGATGTGGCGATTCTTATGCCAGGGCTTCCGCATCATTATCGAACGAAGCAGGATCATTGGGAATTTATATGGGTACACTTCATACCCGATCCCCATTGGAGTACTTGGTTGAAGCTACCTGAAACGTCAGCTCGTTTCATCTACCAGCGGATAGTTTCGGAAGAGGTACAGCATGATTTGCAAAATGCTCTTCAAAGATTGGTGCGTCATGGATTTTCGGATGGCCGTTCGGAACAATATCGCCGATTATCTGAGCTGGCCCTCGAGGAGACGTTGATTCACATTCAACACACCTATCCACCGGATGTTCCGGCGACGATGGATCCCCGAATTGCGGAGATCATGCGGTATCTGCAGATGTATCCTGCGCAGAAAATAAGCATACCGGAACTGGCGAACCGATGCTGTTTATCCACCTCACGCCTCTCTCATTTATTTAAGGAGCAGGTAGGGGATACGATTCTAAATACAGTTCACAAGTTCAGATTGGAGAAGGCAGCGCAGCTTCTCGCTGGAACGAATCGGCAAATCGCAGAGATTGCTGCGGATGTCGGATTCGACTGCGGTATACATTTTACAAGAAAATTCCGTGAAGCCTTTGGCGAGACACCATCGGCATTTCGGAAACGAAAAAATAACCTTCAAGCGAGATTGTTGGATTGATCTAATAAACTGCTGAAGCGAAAGACAAACCAAATGAAAGCATCTATAATGTGTAGAACGTAAAATAAAGTTGTAGCATCAGAGGAGGACAAGTGCAGCATGAACCTTTTTCACATCCAATCCATCATACACGGAACTGATCGAACTGCAGCCTTCCTGGAAGATAACTTTATCGGGATCGATTGGCCAGCTACAGGGGATTTGGAACAACTGCCGACTGAAGAATGGAAAGAGCAAATCGGGCAGCATTATGCCATACCTGAATCGGAGCTGAGCGGGATAATAGGTACCCTACAGGCATTTGTAAACATCATACAGGATGGAGATCATGTCTTAATTCATGACGATGAGTGGGTATATGTTGGAGATGTCGGTGACTACTTTTATGATGACTCCGTTAGCATTGAAGAAGATTCGATATGTCATCGGCGAGGCGTAACGTGGTTGGGACGAATTCCACTGACAGAGATAAACGATAAGGTACGTGCTCTGATTTCGAATGCTTCGATCATTTCAACATTCGAGTATCCACTTTCACAGGCTCAATTGGAGCCGTGGATTTCAAGAACTTCCGAAACGGAAACGGCAGTTCAACATTCGGTTGGCGTAGATGACGGAACAGTGCAGGAAGCTCTCGACGTACTAAGGAAGGCATTACAGAGTGAAGACGAGGAACTTCGTATTCGTGCGGCGACGGCCATTTTACAATATGCGAAGAAATAAAAAGAACATGAACAGATATGTAGAGTAACGAAAATGGAACTAGCAGATATACGAACTTTCAATGCTCATTACGGTTTATGTCTATACACTAAGAAGCACGCAAAGCCCTCATGAAACGAGTGAGCTTTGCGTGCTTTCGTACATATTATGATGTTTTTTCAGATTGCATGCAGGCTGATTTGATCGTGTGTTCGATCAGCGTAGCAATGGTTACGGGACCAACCCCACCCGGGACGGGTGTAATGGCAGATGACGGAGTCAAGCAGGATGAAAAGTCCACATCACCGATATTGCCTTTATTGTAACCTGCATCAATGACAACTGCACCAGGTTTAATCCAGCTTCCTTTT contains:
- a CDS encoding helix-turn-helix domain-containing protein, with product MAKKHADYAIVGHRPFGILIAGHYKELNGYEIHRPTGSIDWLLMYTLSGEGEIQHGKNSITCIAGDVAILMPGLPHHYRTKQDHWEFIWVHFIPDPHWSTWLKLPETSARFIYQRIVSEEVQHDLQNALQRLVRHGFSDGRSEQYRRLSELALEETLIHIQHTYPPDVPATMDPRIAEIMRYLQMYPAQKISIPELANRCCLSTSRLSHLFKEQVGDTILNTVHKFRLEKAAQLLAGTNRQIAEIAADVGFDCGIHFTRKFREAFGETPSAFRKRKNNLQARLLD
- a CDS encoding beta-galactosidase, with amino-acid sequence MSHISKLSLIDADRKNIHPGKLGMLGGANPRGDAFGFTNYYMTRNGEPFIPIVGEFHFSRFSYLYWEEELLKMKAGGIHIVATYVFWNFHEEEEGVFEWGGNRNLRHFIDLCAKLDLPLILRIGPFCHGEVRNGGIPDWVVSKPIEIRSNDPAYLKLTRRLYREIASQMKGSLYQDGGPVIAVQLENEFMHAGAPNDAWGYKTGKFLSSGTGGTTHLAELRRIAEDAGIRPLFFTATAWGGAAVPEEGFLPMLAGYAYTSWLPDQPPSKEFVYRDLHITPAEPVHFDAPEYPVAYCEMAGGMQVSYNVRPYVPANSIEAMTLVKLASGSNLLGYYMYHGGSNPVGKKSYLNEQFLPKITYDYQSPLGEFGRVGASYDRIRAISLFLESFGSILAPMRTVLPEGQSTIEPTDTETLRWCVRHQDGSGFVFLNNFQDQVDLPRRKLRIELETSKGSVAFPAEGELELPEGIGLMLPFNLELHGVTLLSSTAPLLTMINTNQEKTIFFYAHEGMTPEYVVSKTKLKDLQSSGSVILDHGSCYVIQPSVDKNKSVNFLTTDGGSVRFVLLSREEAQKAYTFELWGQPTLVLSDCPVTVSNHQLICTSTGSSHIAVSLYPNPEQDLHAQNSSTVHCQHGGSTLFTTYTIDMPEYTPEVLIEKPAEKSALLQFAGEWPAHVHDVWLEVDYEGDVAEAFLNGRLFTDHISYGKTWSIGLKEFYTQLEFSELHLSITPQRRGTVHTFVNQAQIERFEGVEIAEFRRIEAIPQYQVALYPVKTAAAIGQLSVPFSN